A region of the Penicillium psychrofluorescens genome assembly, chromosome: 6 genome:
TCCCAACGCCCACTGGAGTAACCATAACGCTTCCGATAAGGCCAAGTTGGGCCAGCTGGTCATCAATCTcggtcatcatcgtcgaatAGCCTTCCACAATCCAGGCAGGAATGTCTTCGTATCCCTCAAAAGCCGTGTCTTGGATCAAGAGCGCCTCGGCCACTTGTTTCGATGCTTCCGTACCCTGCTTCACAGCCTCATCGTAATCGCCGGGGACAACAATCACATCGGCGCCCTCTTTCGCAATAAGATTGCGTGTGGCGTAATCCATATGCTGAGGAACGAATATTTGGGCTTTGATGTCCAAAAGCCGGGCCATGAACGCAACAGCTCGTCCATGATTCCCTTCTGTCGCCGCTATCAGGGCAATTGATTTTTTCTGTGCTTTTGTCGAAAGTTCATCCAGGCGCACGGTGGAAGGAAGACCGAGATATGCTGCAATAGCACGATAACATCCCCAGGACGCCCCGAGGACTTTGAAAGACGGTAGACCGAATCGATCGCTCTCATCCTTCACGAACAGAGCATGGAAACCCAACTGAGTTGCGACGTCAGGGAGTGATACCAGTGGGGTTGGAGCATAGCCAGGAAGCGATTGATGGAATTGCTCAAGACCGTCGATGCAAACGTGGTCCCGCTGCTGGCCTGCTGCCGAGGAATTCACAAAGATTGGCCGGCGTGACATGCTATGTATTTTCTGTCGTAGACCTTTCTTTTTAGAAGATGGACATGGGTTGTGTCGTCTCTTTAACTTTGATTGTTGTCTCCGTCATTCACTTGGTGGGTCAGGCCTTCCGAAGACAACTAAAACGCCTTCTGGTAACATCGGCTCGAATGAGTGGGACAACACCAGAAAGAATCAAAATGAGAACAAAGTTTTGGGGAATTTTGTAAACACGAGGATGTTTTTACCCCGAATTAAAACCCGGTTCGTGATAAGTCGGCTAGACACTGTCCCGAGTCTTGGGTTAGCATGCGGAGAAGTCGGCCTTGGCTGCACCACACTCACACCAACTCGCGCACAATGTCTCGGATGCGCACGAGGAACGGCTGCTGGACCTGCAGGGATGCCGGCTATAAATGCGACGAACAGAAGCCTCGTTGCGGTCGCTGCACCAGACTGGGGATTGACTGCCAGGGATATGGAATACGGTGTCGATGGCGCCAAGTCCAACCATCGGTCTCCCCTAAACGCAGGAAACGATCATCTCGATCaccgtcctcttcgtctgtAGGGAGTGCTGCTTTCCGCAACACTGCTATTGATTCTTCAGCCGCCACGCAGAAAAATGAGGTGGTATGCACTACAAATCAGGCAAGCAGCAGTCccgtcttcctcggccttcACTCAGATATCAGTCCCTACCACCGCCGACTGCTACACCACTGGACCGAGTGTCTATCAGGCTTTATTACTGTGTCTTCGTGGCGTGGAGATGTAAATCCTCTTCAGATCCACCTCGGCGGCACGGTGTTTGTCCCTGGCACTTTGCAGTCTATCGTACTCTCGATGTCCGCTCGCCACTTGGCTCTGCTGACAGCTGACGGTTCCCATGATCTGATAGCCTACCGATATCAACAAAATGCTATCAGTCAATTACAACAGCTTATCCAACATCCTGTCTACTGCTATTCAGAAACGACCCTCACCGCTGTCATGATGATGTTGGTATATTCCCGTCTCTTCGCAGAGGCCGAGGGCGTGTCTTCTGCTCATAATCATCTTCTCGGAGCTAAAGCAATTATCTCACGAGGCTCAGAATCAGGGTCTCCGTCATACTCGTCTACTAAGCGGTTCCTACTAAGTCTATTTGCGTACCATGATATTCTCTCCTCTATATCACGCCGTGCGAAGCCTTTTATGGAGTATGCACCAGACGTATCTACTATGGAAGACGCAGCATCTCTCCACCGAATTTCGATGGTGCTCCATCTTGTAGCACGCATCACCCAAGTACATGATATGGAGATGGCCAAAGAGATCGCACGTTCCAGAGATTTTGGTCCCGGTGATGAGCCTGATTTTCTTGCTGCCGCGATCGAGAGAGGCCTTCTAGATCTGGAAAGCCCTATCGAAGGCCATTCTGATCGAATACTTCATATTGAATACACCGCGCAAGCTTACCGCCACGCAGCCTTGGTGTATCTCTATCGCGTTTGGCACAATGTCGGCGCGCCACATCCGACTACATTAGACCACGTCCACCAGTGTCTCAGTTTCTTATCCCGGGTCCCGACAGAATCCCCGCTTGTCTCTATCCACACCTGGCCACTATTCACTGCTGGATGTGAGTCAATTTTACCAGCTCAGAGGCAATTTGTTCGGTCTCGGCTAGATGACATGTTCGTCGCCCGTCGATTTCCCTCTTTGAAGAACCTGAAGAGCGACATTGAGAATgtttggagaaggaaagatgCGGCTCATGAGATGTCAGGGCTGGCCGGCATGTCGCGGGTGGATTGCATCCAGGTTCTTCTGCACGGCCACGGGAGAGAGGCCAATCTAGCATAGCTATCCTGCTAACGCCAATGAATACATCTCATAAACACCCTACTATTAGTAATATTAGAAAAATCACTTTCTCATACACTTAAGGTTTTAATGAAAAGTCGTGATCGTGAGCTCCCTTCAAGTAATCATAGCCATCGTCCACCCACTCCACGCAAGGTACCAGCCGGCCCCAGTTgatcttgccatccagaCTCTTAGGAAGCACAAACTTTTGATCGCTACGATACCAGTTTGCAAATTGTATCGACACCAGCATGACCCGGGGGTCATCAGTCCGGTTCGGGATTCCCGCGTGCCAGAGGCGGACATCCCGAATGATCAACGATCCCTTTGGTAGGCCAGGCTGGACACCCGGGCTGACCTGCTGTCTGCTTTCAAGCAGAGACTTTTTCACCCTCTTGTCCTTGAAGCTGCGGTCAAACACGGACTGGTCTGTGTCGATATGGCTGCCCAGCCACACCTCCGTGGCGCCGTTCTCAGCTGATGTGTCCACGAGATTGATGTTGACAAAGTATGCAAAGGGCATTCGGGGCATGTCGAAGTCGATATCAATATGCACAGGCTGGCGGTCTGTGGCTTTGAAAGCGGTGTTGGCGCTGTAGAAGCGCATCGTCGGATGCGGGCCGATCATGCACTCGATTACAGACGTCGCGAAGGGATTGGCAATCACGTCTTCGAAAATATACTTTGACTCGCAGACTGGTTCTTGCTGGATATTGCCGGTCTTCTCGCCAAAGTTCCGGTGCGTCTCTGCGCGTGCATACAGCTTCTCGGCTTCCGGCACCATGCGTGCATTGAGCGTGTCGAGATGCGAGGGGTCGACTGCGTTTTGGAGGACCACAATGCCGTCCCGGTGCAGGGCTTCGATCGCCTTTTGCAGGTTATGCGAGCCTATCTGCTCTGAAGATAGTTCTTCCGATGTGAGCTCGATGAGCGTGATCTGTGGGTTGGGAGCGGTCATAGTTCTGGCCTTTTTCCGTTGCGGGGTTGTTGCGAGAGGATGCAGTTAACCGCCTTAATGTCCAGTGCGAGGTTTATATAATCGCGATGGTTTCAAACTAGTGGGCACGATCCGTTCAAGGCTGCAGAAGGATACGACGTCGTTTTCCAGAATCATGGCCCGCCTATCTGACCCCTCTCGATGCGATCCTTGGCTTCCGTCCCGACTGTTAAAACTGCCTGTTTAGGACGAGGTGGGGCTGTTCGGCGGTATTTTCATTGGCGACCGCACTACCCTAGGGAGGTACATCGTGGGCGGACTCGATAATGGCAGTTCCAATAATGGGCTATGCCTATGAAGATGCTGCTGGCTTCTGAGATTTGGAATTCGGATACCCCCAGGTTACTGGTTGGTTACAGGTCTAGTGGACGCTTTGTGTATATAGTCCTAGTGAAGTGCCTGTTGTCATGCCATTTACTAGCATTGTTGTCTAAAAGTCTATGATCAATCATGGAATccgccaacaagaacaacacTGTTATGGAAAcagctccttcttcccttGCAGCGGAAGCAGAAAAATCTGCCCAGTTTACGGAATATGAAAATTCACTCGGTTTCTGGGAGGCAGTGAAGCTGCACTGGCCAGCTGTTGCGTGGGCCGTCTTCATTAACTTAGTGAGATACATTGATTCAATCAAGCGATGCATAGTATGCTGACCCACGACTGCATAGGCTACGATTCTCAAAGGGCTGGTTTCTTTTGTCTGCCCAAGACCAAAGATCGAACTTTTGAGGAATTGGATATCCTGTTTGAGCGGAAGGTTCCCACCTGTGAATTCAAGGATTGCGATATTCGCTTGGTTGCTGGTGTAGAGGATGGTCAGAAGTCAAGTTCATCATACCCACTGTCTGTTGAATTTTTGTGGCAAAATAAATGCTTGTTCTTAAAGATCGAAATGCATTGTGGGTATAGTAActgaaagaagagctggatatCTAGAACCTGTTTCACGCTCTCGGCGTACTGAGTATTTCAGGCTGTGAGCTCACCGAGTGTGAGCTCGTATGTTTCGAGCTTTCCACGTGGGATCTCAAGCTTTTCGAACTCGATCCATTGCGGTGAGACTTCCGGATATTGTGCTTGCACAGTTTTCCCACCCCCGATCAAGTTCCAGACATTCAGCATAGTGCTGTAAGTAATTCCCTTGGACCATTTCTCATGCCAGACATCCTCCCAGTCATCATGAATATCTGAATCATGGGCATTGGTCCCTTCCTTTCGCCAAGTGTTAAAAAGCACTGGATATGACCCCAGACATCGCAAGTCTTTGTTCATGCATAAGTGATTCATGCTGACATCAAATGCC
Encoded here:
- a CDS encoding uncharacterized protein (ID:PFLUO_009071-T1.cds;~source:funannotate); protein product: MTAPNPQITLIELTSEELSSEQIGSHNLQKAIEALHRDGIVVLQNAVDPSHLDTLNARMVPEAEKLYARAETHRNFGEKTGNIQQEPVCESKYIFEDVIANPFATSVIECMIGPHPTMRFYSANTAFKATDRQPVHIDIDFDMPRMPFAYFVNINLVDTSAENGATEVWLGSHIDTDQSVFDRSFKDKRVKKSLLESRQQVSPGVQPGLPKGSLIIRDVRLWHAGIPNRTDDPRVMLVSIQFANWYRSDQKFVLPKSLDGKINWGRLVPCVEWVDDGYDYLKGAHDHDFSLKP
- a CDS encoding uncharacterized protein (ID:PFLUO_009070-T1.cds;~source:funannotate); translation: MSRMRTRNGCWTCRDAGYKCDEQKPRCGRCTRLGIDCQGYGIRCRWRQVQPSVSPKRRKRSSRSPSSSSVGSAAFRNTAIDSSAATQKNEVVCTTNQASSSPVFLGLHSDISPYHRRLLHHWTECLSGFITVSSWRGDVNPLQIHLGGTVFVPGTLQSIVLSMSARHLALLTADGSHDLIAYRYQQNAISQLQQLIQHPVYCYSETTLTAVMMMLVYSRLFAEAEGVSSAHNHLLGAKAIISRGSESGSPSYSSTKRFLLSLFAYHDILSSISRRAKPFMEYAPDVSTMEDAASLHRISMVLHLVARITQVHDMEMAKEIARSRDFGPGDEPDFLAAAIERGLLDLESPIEGHSDRILHIEYTAQAYRHAALVYLYRVWHNVGAPHPTTLDHVHQCLSFLSRVPTESPLVSIHTWPLFTAGCESILPAQRQFVRSRLDDMFVARRFPSLKNLKSDIENVWRRKDAAHEMSGLAGMSRVDCIQVLLHGHGREANLA